Proteins found in one Pectobacterium atrosepticum genomic segment:
- the nifH gene encoding nitrogenase iron protein: protein MAMRQCAIYGKGGIGKSTTTQNLVAALAEMGKKIMIVGCDPKADSTRLILHAKAQNTIMEMAAEVGSVEDLELEDVLQIGYGNVRCAESGGPEPGVGCAGRGVITAINFLEEEGAYVDDLDFVFYDVLGDVVCGGFAMPIRENKAQEIYIVCSGEMMAMYAANNICKGIVKYAKTGKVRLGGLICNSRNTDREDELIIALAEKIGTQMIHFVPRDNIVQRAEIRRMTVIEYDPNCSQANEYRQLAQKIVANTMKVIPVPCTMDELEELLMEFGIMEEEDTTIIGKTAAEENAA, encoded by the coding sequence ATGGCTATGCGTCAATGTGCCATTTATGGCAAAGGGGGGATTGGCAAATCCACCACGACTCAGAATTTGGTCGCCGCACTGGCGGAAATGGGCAAGAAGATCATGATCGTCGGTTGTGATCCGAAGGCGGATTCAACCCGTTTGATTCTGCACGCCAAAGCGCAGAACACCATTATGGAGATGGCTGCAGAGGTCGGTTCGGTTGAAGATCTCGAATTGGAAGATGTGCTGCAAATCGGTTACGGCAACGTACGTTGTGCAGAATCAGGTGGCCCAGAGCCGGGCGTTGGCTGTGCTGGCCGCGGCGTTATCACCGCCATCAACTTCCTTGAAGAGGAAGGTGCCTATGTCGACGACCTCGACTTCGTGTTCTATGACGTGCTGGGGGACGTGGTATGCGGCGGCTTCGCGATGCCGATCCGTGAAAACAAGGCGCAGGAAATCTACATCGTGTGCTCGGGAGAGATGATGGCGATGTACGCCGCCAACAATATTTGCAAAGGGATCGTGAAATACGCCAAAACCGGCAAGGTGCGTCTGGGGGGCCTGATCTGTAACTCACGTAACACCGATCGTGAAGATGAACTGATCATCGCTCTGGCAGAAAAAATCGGCACCCAAATGATCCATTTTGTTCCGCGTGACAACATCGTACAGCGTGCTGAAATTCGCCGTATGACTGTGATCGAGTATGACCCGAACTGTAGCCAGGCTAATGAATATCGCCAACTGGCACAGAAGATTGTCGCTAACACCATGAAGGTCATACCGGTGCCCTGCACCATGGATGAGCTGGAAGAGCTGCTGATGGAGTTCGGCATCATGGAGGAAGAGGACACCACTATCATCGGTAAGACTGCCGCCGAAGAGAACGCTGCCTGA
- a CDS encoding MFS transporter translates to MKKHTQNDEADSLPVFALLALAMTGFICILTETIPAGLLPGISSGLNISPSVAGQMVTAYAAGSLLAAIPLTIMTQAWSRRLVLLTTVGGFLLFNSLTALSDSVAVIMCARFLAGAAAGLAWSLIAGYARRMVAPSLQGRALTLAMIGTPVALSLGVPAGTWLGDLLGWRLTFAVMSGLSVALMAWIILAVPDYPGQATRQKMRLTSVLLIPGIRPILGVVLTWMLAHNILYTYIAPFLSQAGLSSSVDIVLLVFGLAAMVGIFITGRVIDSGLRIAVLLSLSVFALVSIIFGISATSPAVIYPGIAVWGLTFGGAATLLQTALADTAGEHADIALSMNVVTWNSAIALGGLTGGLLLRHEGASSLPWALLALLIVALIIAFRARNHGFPAGERSS, encoded by the coding sequence ATGAAAAAACATACGCAAAATGATGAGGCTGATAGCCTGCCTGTTTTTGCTTTACTGGCACTGGCCATGACGGGTTTCATCTGTATATTGACCGAAACAATCCCAGCGGGTCTTTTGCCTGGCATAAGTTCTGGCCTTAATATATCACCATCCGTTGCCGGGCAGATGGTAACCGCTTATGCAGCGGGTTCACTTCTGGCCGCCATTCCCCTGACTATCATGACCCAGGCATGGTCCAGACGTCTGGTTTTGCTTACTACGGTGGGCGGCTTTCTGCTCTTCAACAGCCTGACGGCTTTATCTGATAGCGTTGCTGTCATTATGTGCGCCCGCTTTCTTGCCGGTGCAGCTGCAGGGCTGGCATGGAGTTTAATTGCGGGCTATGCAAGAAGAATGGTTGCTCCTTCACTTCAGGGACGGGCTCTTACGCTGGCAATGATTGGTACCCCTGTCGCACTTTCCCTTGGCGTGCCTGCAGGAACCTGGCTGGGGGATCTTCTGGGGTGGCGTCTGACCTTCGCCGTTATGTCCGGATTATCCGTGGCACTGATGGCCTGGATCATTCTGGCTGTTCCTGATTATCCAGGGCAGGCAACCCGGCAAAAAATGCGTCTCACTTCTGTCCTGTTGATCCCCGGTATCCGTCCTATTCTGGGAGTGGTTTTGACCTGGATGCTTGCGCACAATATTTTGTATACCTATATCGCCCCTTTCCTGTCCCAGGCAGGGCTTTCATCAAGCGTGGATATTGTTCTGCTGGTTTTTGGCCTGGCTGCGATGGTCGGGATTTTCATCACCGGTAGGGTGATAGACTCCGGCCTGCGTATTGCCGTGCTTCTTTCACTTTCAGTATTCGCCCTTGTTTCGATCATCTTTGGTATTTCTGCCACATCCCCCGCCGTGATTTATCCCGGAATAGCAGTCTGGGGCCTGACGTTCGGAGGCGCTGCGACATTACTGCAAACAGCACTGGCAGATACGGCGGGTGAGCATGCTGATATTGCGCTTTCAATGAATGTGGTGACCTGGAATAGCGCTATCGCTCTTGGTGGCCTTACAGGCGGGCTTCTGCTCAGACATGAAGGAGCCAGTTCTTTACCCTGGGCCCTACTTGCTCTGTTAATCGTTGCTCTGATTATTGCCTTTCGTGCCAGGAACCATGGATTCCCAGCGGGGGAGCGCTCATCGTAA
- the nifD gene encoding nitrogenase molybdenum-iron protein alpha chain: MANATSERNQAIIQEVLEVFPDKTRKERKKHMMVADPTQEGVGKCLVSNRKSQPGVMTVRGCAYAGSKGVVFGPIKDMAHVSHGPIGCGQYSRAGRRNYYNGVSGVDSFGTLNFSSDFQEKDIVFGGDKKLTKLIEELELLFPLTKGISIQSECPVGLIGDDIEAVANVSREAIGKPVVPVRCEGFRGVSQSLGHHIANDVIRDWVLDNREGKPFESTAYDVAIIGDYNIGGDAWASRILLEEMGLRVVAQWSGDGTLVEMENTPYVKLNLVHCYRSMNYISRHMEEKHGIPWMEYNFFGPTKIAESLRKIALQFDETIQKNAEAVIARYQAQTDAVIAKYRPRLEGRKVLLYLGGLRPRHIIGAYEDLGMEIIGTGYEFGHNDDYDRTLPDLKEGTLLFDDASSYELEAFVKALKPDLVGSGIKEKYIFQKMGVPFRQMHSWDYSGPYHGYDGFAIFARDMDMTLNNPSWQALTAPWLKSA; encoded by the coding sequence ATGGCAAATGCTACGAGTGAACGCAATCAGGCGATCATCCAGGAAGTGCTGGAGGTTTTCCCTGACAAAACGCGTAAAGAGCGCAAGAAACACATGATGGTGGCCGATCCGACGCAGGAGGGCGTCGGAAAATGTCTGGTTTCCAACCGTAAATCCCAGCCGGGGGTGATGACGGTTCGCGGCTGCGCCTACGCCGGTTCCAAAGGTGTGGTATTTGGGCCGATCAAGGACATGGCCCATGTTTCCCACGGGCCAATTGGCTGCGGTCAATATTCCCGCGCGGGGCGTCGTAACTACTACAACGGCGTTAGCGGCGTTGACAGCTTCGGTACTCTCAATTTCTCCTCCGATTTTCAGGAGAAGGACATCGTGTTTGGTGGCGATAAAAAGCTCACCAAATTGATCGAGGAACTGGAACTTCTGTTTCCGTTGACCAAAGGTATCTCTATTCAGTCGGAATGCCCAGTGGGGTTGATTGGGGATGATATCGAAGCGGTCGCGAATGTTAGCCGTGAAGCTATCGGCAAACCTGTGGTTCCGGTGCGTTGTGAAGGCTTTCGCGGTGTGTCGCAGTCGCTAGGTCACCATATCGCCAACGACGTGATCCGCGATTGGGTGCTGGATAACCGTGAGGGTAAACCTTTTGAATCAACGGCCTATGATGTCGCGATTATCGGTGACTACAACATTGGCGGCGATGCCTGGGCTTCACGCATTCTGCTGGAAGAAATGGGGCTGAGAGTCGTGGCGCAATGGTCCGGCGACGGCACGCTGGTGGAGATGGAAAACACCCCCTATGTGAAGCTGAATCTGGTCCACTGCTACCGCTCTATGAACTACATCTCACGCCATATGGAAGAAAAGCATGGCATTCCCTGGATGGAATACAACTTCTTCGGGCCGACCAAAATTGCCGAATCACTGCGCAAGATTGCCTTGCAGTTTGATGAGACGATTCAGAAAAACGCCGAAGCGGTAATTGCTCGCTATCAGGCGCAAACGGATGCGGTGATCGCCAAATACCGTCCGCGACTGGAAGGACGCAAAGTCCTGCTCTATCTCGGCGGGTTGCGTCCACGCCACATTATCGGGGCGTACGAAGATCTCGGTATGGAGATTATCGGAACCGGCTATGAGTTTGGTCATAACGACGATTACGACCGGACGTTGCCTGATTTGAAAGAGGGCACGCTGCTGTTCGATGACGCCAGCAGCTATGAGCTGGAGGCGTTTGTCAAAGCCTTAAAACCGGATCTGGTCGGGTCGGGGATCAAGGAGAAGTATATCTTTCAGAAAATGGGCGTGCCGTTCCGCCAGATGCATTCCTGGGACTACTCCGGCCCTTATCACGGCTATGACGGTTTCGCCATTTTTGCCCGCGATATGGACATGACGCTCAATAACCCGAGTTGGCAAGCGTTGACAGCCCCGTGGCTGAAATCAGCCTGA
- a CDS encoding nitrogen fixation protein NifY → MSDDDRLFWRLFALIQCLPELSPPQLLHWLNQGEDVSLDVAFLMSLNQPQLLATFPGDPAFLTRSRWQNVMACLRGELPPHLAVVSPKGRQPQLLAAFSSQDGMTINGHFGQCRLFFIYACDEAGYWLHGLRRYPSESGEQEGNEVRAQLLEGCHLLFCEAIGGPAAARIIRHNVHPMKVPPGTSILSQCDALQALMADRLPPWLAKRLEKGNPLEERIF, encoded by the coding sequence ATGTCTGATGATGATCGTCTGTTCTGGCGGTTGTTTGCGCTGATTCAATGCCTGCCGGAACTCTCGCCACCGCAGTTATTACACTGGCTCAATCAGGGAGAGGATGTCTCTCTGGATGTGGCGTTTCTCATGTCCCTGAATCAGCCACAGCTGCTGGCCACGTTTCCTGGTGATCCCGCGTTCCTGACGCGCAGCCGTTGGCAGAATGTGATGGCTTGTCTGCGGGGCGAACTGCCACCGCATCTGGCTGTGGTCTCGCCGAAGGGACGTCAACCGCAGTTACTGGCTGCATTTTCGTCACAGGATGGCATGACCATCAACGGACATTTTGGTCAGTGTCGGCTGTTTTTTATCTATGCGTGTGACGAGGCGGGGTACTGGCTACACGGGCTACGCCGTTATCCTAGCGAGTCAGGGGAACAAGAGGGGAATGAAGTCCGTGCGCAGCTGTTGGAAGGGTGCCATTTGCTCTTTTGCGAAGCGATTGGCGGTCCAGCGGCAGCGCGCATTATTCGCCATAATGTGCACCCGATGAAAGTCCCACCGGGAACCTCTATTCTGTCACAGTGCGATGCCCTGCAAGCGCTGATGGCGGACCGTCTCCCACCCTGGTTGGCGAAACGGTTGGAAAAAGGCAATCCGCTGGAGGAACGGATATTTTAG
- a CDS encoding TetR/AcrR family transcriptional regulator — protein sequence MMKTGRPRQFDRDEAVVQAMHLFWEQGYEATSLAHLKASIGKGISAPSFYAAFGSKASLFNEAVDCYLKTHAQVTSSLWDPNLPPRQALEMALTNSAKMQYEPGHPRGCMVALSVMPLCSDENGDLLKPLAESRRHTREGIKHCLQRGINSGELVNGEDTLSQAVCFDSFLVGISTLARDNVPLKETLRGIAQIMKLWDTARL from the coding sequence ATCATGAAAACAGGCAGACCAAGGCAGTTTGACAGAGATGAAGCTGTCGTACAGGCAATGCATCTTTTCTGGGAACAGGGTTATGAGGCAACATCACTTGCCCACCTGAAGGCCTCGATAGGCAAAGGGATCAGTGCGCCCAGTTTTTATGCGGCGTTTGGTTCGAAAGCCTCTCTTTTTAACGAGGCAGTTGATTGTTATCTGAAAACACATGCACAGGTAACATCATCGCTCTGGGATCCCAACCTGCCTCCACGACAGGCGCTGGAGATGGCATTAACGAATTCGGCAAAAATGCAGTACGAACCCGGGCATCCTCGGGGATGTATGGTTGCGCTCAGCGTAATGCCCCTATGCTCTGATGAAAACGGGGATCTCCTGAAGCCCCTTGCTGAGTCAAGGCGTCACACCAGGGAGGGAATAAAGCATTGCTTACAGAGAGGCATAAACAGCGGTGAGCTTGTTAATGGTGAGGATACCCTTTCCCAGGCGGTCTGTTTTGACAGTTTTCTGGTGGGAATATCGACGCTCGCCCGGGATAATGTGCCGCTGAAAGAGACACTACGGGGCATCGCGCAAATAATGAAATTATGGGACACCGCACGTTTGTAG
- the nifE gene encoding nitrogenase iron-molybdenum cofactor biosynthesis protein NifE: MKGNEILALLDEPACEHNHKQKSGCSAPKPGATAGGCAFDGAQITLLPLADVAHLVHGPIGCAGSSWDNRGSQSSGPAINRLGFTTDLNEQDVIMGRGERRLFHAVRHIVERYDPAAVFIYNTCVPAMEGDDIEAVCRAASVAVGVPVIAVDAAGFYGSKNLGNRLAGEVMAKQVIGTREPAPWRDDTAFSHAQRHDIGLIGEFNIAGEFWHVQPLLDELGIRVLGNLSGDGRFAEIQTMHRAQVNMLVCSRALINVARTLEQRYGTPWFEGSFYGVRAMSDALRQLAAMLDDPDLIQRTETVIAREEATAQQALAPYRARLQGRKVLLYTGGVKSWSVVSALQDLGMTVVATGTRKSTEEDKQRIRELMGDDAIMLDEGNARTLLDVAYRYGADLMIAGGRNMYTAYKARLPFLDINQEREHAYAGYRGIVTLAEQLCLTLESPIWAQTHQRAPWH, translated from the coding sequence ATGAAGGGAAATGAAATTTTGGCGTTGCTCGATGAGCCCGCCTGCGAACATAACCACAAACAAAAATCGGGATGCAGTGCGCCTAAGCCTGGCGCGACGGCAGGCGGCTGTGCGTTTGACGGGGCGCAAATTACGCTGCTGCCGCTGGCGGATGTTGCCCATCTGGTGCATGGCCCTATCGGTTGCGCGGGCAGTTCATGGGATAACCGTGGTAGCCAAAGTTCCGGGCCAGCGATCAATCGTCTAGGGTTTACCACCGACCTCAATGAACAGGATGTGATCATGGGGCGTGGTGAGCGGCGGCTGTTTCATGCCGTGCGCCATATCGTGGAGCGATATGACCCTGCCGCCGTTTTTATCTACAACACCTGTGTCCCGGCGATGGAGGGCGATGATATTGAAGCGGTGTGCCGGGCAGCGTCGGTCGCGGTAGGGGTTCCGGTGATTGCGGTGGATGCCGCCGGATTCTACGGCAGCAAGAATCTGGGTAACCGTCTGGCAGGGGAAGTGATGGCAAAACAGGTGATTGGGACGCGTGAACCCGCGCCGTGGCGGGATGACACCGCGTTTTCCCACGCACAGCGTCACGATATTGGCTTGATTGGTGAGTTCAACATTGCTGGTGAATTTTGGCATGTGCAGCCGCTGCTGGATGAACTGGGTATCCGCGTGTTGGGCAATTTATCCGGCGATGGGCGCTTTGCCGAAATCCAGACGATGCATCGTGCTCAGGTCAACATGCTGGTGTGCTCGCGTGCGTTGATCAACGTGGCGCGCACGCTGGAACAACGTTATGGCACGCCGTGGTTTGAAGGCAGCTTCTATGGTGTGCGTGCCATGTCCGATGCGCTGCGTCAGCTCGCGGCCATGCTAGACGACCCCGACCTGATACAGCGTACGGAAACCGTGATTGCGCGAGAAGAAGCGACGGCGCAACAGGCGTTGGCTCCGTATCGTGCACGCCTGCAAGGGCGCAAGGTACTGCTCTATACCGGAGGCGTAAAATCCTGGTCGGTGGTCTCGGCTTTGCAGGATCTCGGTATGACCGTGGTGGCGACTGGGACACGTAAATCTACCGAGGAAGACAAACAGCGTATCCGCGAACTGATGGGGGATGATGCCATCATGCTGGATGAGGGGAATGCGCGCACCTTGCTGGATGTGGCGTATCGCTATGGCGCTGACCTGATGATCGCCGGGGGGCGCAACATGTACACCGCCTATAAGGCCCGGTTGCCGTTCCTCGATATCAATCAGGAGCGCGAGCACGCTTACGCAGGGTATCGCGGTATTGTGACGCTGGCGGAACAGCTATGCCTGACGCTGGAAAGCCCGATTTGGGCGCAGACTCATCAACGTGCCCCTTGGCATTAG
- the nifK gene encoding nitrogenase molybdenum-iron protein subunit beta, with translation MSQTAEKAQSCYPLFEQEEYQTLFHNKRPLEEAHDEQRVREVFEWTTTQAYQELNFKREALTIDPAKACQPLGSVLCSLGFANTLPYVHGSQGCVAYFRTYFNRHFKEPIACVSDSMTEDAAVFGGNNNLNAGLENASALYKPEVIAVSTTCMAEVIGDDLQAFIANAKKDGFVDADMPIPYAHTPSFIGSHITGWDNMFEGFARTFTVGEDKHYQPGSLPRLNLVTGFETYLGNYRVLKRMMADMGVPCAILSDPSEVLDTPADGHYRMYAGGTTQQEMRDAPNAIDTLLLQPWHLIKTKKMVQDVWNQPATEVSVPIGLNATDKLLMTISALTDVPIGEALTLERGRLVDMMLDSHTWLHGKRFGLYGDPDFVMGLTQFLLELGCEPTVILCHNGNKRWQKAMKKILEASPYGQESDVYINSDLWHFRSLMFTKQPDFMIGNSYGKFIQRDTLAKGEQFEVPLIRLGFPLFDRHHLHRQTTWGYEGAMSILTSLVNAVLEKLDRDTMKLGKTDYGFDLVR, from the coding sequence ATGAGCCAAACTGCAGAGAAAGCCCAGTCCTGCTACCCCTTGTTCGAGCAGGAGGAATACCAAACGCTGTTTCACAATAAACGCCCATTGGAAGAGGCGCATGATGAGCAGCGGGTACGCGAGGTCTTTGAGTGGACCACCACGCAAGCGTATCAGGAACTGAATTTTAAGCGCGAAGCGCTAACCATTGATCCCGCGAAAGCCTGCCAGCCTTTAGGCTCTGTGCTGTGTTCTCTCGGCTTTGCCAACACCTTGCCCTATGTTCATGGTTCGCAGGGGTGTGTTGCCTATTTTCGTACTTACTTCAACCGTCACTTTAAAGAGCCGATCGCCTGCGTTTCGGATTCAATGACGGAAGATGCCGCCGTATTCGGGGGGAATAACAACCTGAACGCGGGTCTGGAGAACGCCAGCGCGCTTTACAAACCGGAGGTCATTGCGGTTTCTACCACCTGTATGGCGGAAGTCATCGGTGACGATCTTCAGGCGTTTATCGCCAATGCCAAGAAAGATGGCTTTGTCGATGCAGACATGCCGATCCCTTATGCCCATACGCCCAGCTTTATCGGTAGCCACATCACCGGCTGGGACAATATGTTTGAGGGGTTCGCCCGTACCTTTACCGTGGGGGAAGATAAACATTATCAGCCGGGTAGCCTGCCGCGCCTTAATCTGGTGACGGGATTTGAAACCTATCTGGGGAACTATCGGGTATTGAAACGCATGATGGCTGACATGGGCGTCCCCTGTGCCATTCTGTCCGACCCTTCCGAGGTGTTGGATACCCCTGCAGACGGCCACTACCGCATGTATGCCGGGGGGACTACCCAGCAAGAGATGCGTGATGCGCCGAACGCCATTGATACGCTGTTATTGCAGCCGTGGCACCTGATCAAAACCAAGAAAATGGTTCAGGATGTCTGGAATCAGCCTGCCACCGAGGTGTCAGTCCCCATCGGATTAAACGCAACGGATAAACTCCTGATGACCATCAGTGCGCTGACCGACGTGCCGATCGGTGAAGCATTGACGCTGGAACGTGGGCGGTTAGTGGACATGATGCTCGACTCACATACCTGGCTGCACGGTAAACGTTTCGGTTTGTATGGCGACCCGGATTTTGTCATGGGGCTGACACAGTTCTTGTTAGAACTTGGATGCGAGCCAACGGTGATCCTGTGCCACAACGGCAACAAACGCTGGCAGAAAGCGATGAAAAAAATACTGGAAGCATCACCCTATGGGCAGGAAAGCGACGTGTACATCAATAGCGATCTGTGGCATTTCCGCTCGCTGATGTTCACCAAACAGCCCGATTTTATGATCGGCAACTCCTACGGCAAATTCATTCAGCGTGACACGCTGGCGAAGGGCGAGCAGTTTGAAGTACCGCTGATTCGCCTCGGTTTCCCGCTATTTGATCGCCATCATCTGCACCGCCAAACAACCTGGGGTTATGAAGGAGCGATGTCCATCCTCACCTCGCTGGTGAATGCGGTATTGGAAAAACTGGATCGCGACACCATGAAACTGGGAAAAACGGACTACGGCTTTGATCTTGTTCGCTAA
- the nifT gene encoding putative nitrogen fixation protein NifT, whose amino-acid sequence MPMVIFRERNSQLYCYIAKQDLEARVTGIEFDSHERWGGEVELEGGKRYYVNPQAEKPAFPISLRATRPDVV is encoded by the coding sequence ATGCCGATGGTGATTTTTCGTGAACGCAATTCACAGTTGTATTGCTATATCGCCAAACAAGATCTGGAAGCGAGAGTGACCGGGATTGAATTCGATAGCCACGAACGTTGGGGCGGTGAGGTTGAACTGGAAGGGGGAAAACGTTACTACGTTAATCCACAGGCAGAGAAACCTGCTTTTCCGATCAGTTTACGTGCCACACGACCTGATGTGGTATGA